In Juglans regia cultivar Chandler chromosome 5, Walnut 2.0, whole genome shotgun sequence, the following are encoded in one genomic region:
- the LOC108987928 gene encoding zinc finger A20 and AN1 domain-containing stress-associated protein 5 codes for MAQKTEKEETEFKVPETIPLCVNNCGVTGNPATNNMCQKCFSATTTPTAMATTLSSSSSSNKLPQRIHRSNSSRSAETIKDLKTTPSSLDRPRSEVNRCSGCRRKVGLTGFRCRCGELFCAEHRYTDRHVCSYDYKSAGREAIARENPVVRAAKIVRV; via the coding sequence atggCTCAGAAAACAGAGAAGGAAGAGACGGAGTTTAAGGTTCCAGAGACCATACCTCTTTGCGTCAACAACTGCGGCGTCACGGGGAACCCAGCCACCAACAACATGTGCCAGAAGTGCTTCAGCGCCACCACCACCCCAACAGCAATGGCTACGACGTTGTCTTCATCGTCTTCGTCTAACAAATTGCCGCAGAGGATTCATAGATCCAACTCGTCGCGATCGGCAGAGACGATCAAGGACTTAAAAACAACGCCGTCTTCGTTGGATCGACCGAGATCGGAGGTAAATCGGTGCTCTGGGTGCAGAAGGAAGGTCGGGTTGACCGGGTTCCGATGCCGCTGCGGAGAGCTGTTCTGCGCCGAGCACCGGTACACAGACCGCCATGTATGCAGCTACGACTACAAGTCCGCCGGGCGCGAAGCCATAGCTAGAGAGAATCCCGTTGTCAGGGCAGCCAAAATTGTCAGAGTCTGA